The DNA window GCCAAAGCAGCCCTGTTAGCGTGACACTTGCCGCTGTTAGCGAATGCAACCATGAGCCTGGAACGCGATTGGCAGCCATTTCCGGCAGCTCTCTTTCTTTCTTCGTTCTTCTTAATAAAAAGAGGACGGTATCTGCGTTTGCAGAATATATAGCACCTTTCATTGGGTTTGAAAATCAACGAAAATGGTGAGAAACGAAGCCCAAGGCACTCCGCAACCACCGCAGACTCAAAAACCTTGGATTTAACACACGAAACGACGCGAAAATAGTGCAAAAGTGTCGCCCTAACCTCCACGTGTTTGGAATGTGCGGCGATGGCGAAATgcggttgttgttttttgtgaTGAGAGATGATCAGTGAACTAAACCCGAATACCATGTCAATTTTCAGAGCTTAGGCAACGCCAGGCCATTGGTCTCCGTGTACACGGAAAAGAACGAGCCAGCCAAGGGCAAGAACATCTGCCTGCCGGCAGTGTTCAAGGCGCCCATCCGTCCGGATGTGGTCAACGAGGTTCACCAACTGCTCCGCCGCAACAACCGACAGGCCTACGCCGTCAGCGAGCTGGCTGGTGAGTAATCTGTGAATAACTCCGCTTTCGTGTGAGTCTAACCAGTTTGAATTCCTGTTTGCAGGTCACCAGACCTCCGCCGAGTCCTGGGGTACCGGACGCGCTGTGGCCCGTATTCCCCGTGTGCGTGGTGGCGGTACCCACCGTTCCGGCCAGGGAGCCTTCGGCAACATGTGCCGTGGTGGACGCATGTTCGCCCCCACCAAGACCTTCCGTCGCTGGCACCGCAAGGTGAATGTCAACCAGCGTCGGTACGCCCTGGTGTCGGCTATCGCCGCCTCCGGAGTGCCCGCTCTGGTCCAGTCCAAGGGCCATGTCATCGACGGCGTCTCCGAGTTCCCCCTGGTCGTGTCCGATGAGGTGCAGAAGGTCCAGAAGACCAAGCAGGCTGTCATCTTCCTGCGTCGCCTGAAGATCTGGGCTGACATCCAGAAGGTGGGTAACCTTGTACACCTATAAGGAACTTAATTCAAAGAATgttatatgtttatatacaTTAACCTTGCGTCTATCACCTTCAACATATTCATCCAACAAAACGTGGAGTTGTGATGTTTAAATGGCTaggttataattttttattggcTTCCTACTTTTCGGATGCTTCCTAGATCTTAAAACTCGGCAGCgtgcaaacaactggctactcTACTGGTGGTCAGATGCTTGCAACGATCTCCTGCGTTGTCAGATAAAATGCTCTTCTTGGCGTTACGATTGAAATTTGATTCACGGCTTCCATCGTGGTAACGGAAGAGCAACAGCTGTAGTATTCAACTACTCAAATTTCCTAATTCCCGGAAAATACATACTCACCATCAACTTTTTGCGCATTCATTTCACAGGTGTACAAGTCGCAGCGCTTCCGTGCTGGCCGTGGTACCATGCGCGACCGTCGCCGCATCGCTCGCCGTGGTCCCCTGGTGGTCTACGACAAGGACGAGGGTCTGCGCCAGGCCTTCCGCAACATCCCCGGCATTGAGACCATCAACGTGGACAAGCTCAATCTGCTGAAGCTGGCCCCCGGCGGTCATGTCGGTCGCTTCGTCATCTGGACCGAGTCGGCTTTCGCCCGCCTGAACGATCTGTTCGGCACCTGGAAGAAGCCGTCCACCTTGAAGAAGGGCTACAACCTGCCCCAGCCCAAGATGGCCAACACCGATCTGTCGCGTCTGCTCAAGTCCGAGGAGATCCGCAAGGTGTTGCGCGATCCCCGCAAGCGTGTGTTCCGCAGCGTGCGCCGCCTGAACCCCCTGACCAACGTGCGCCAGCTGATCAAGCTGAACCCCTACGCCGAGGTCCTTAAGCGTCGTGCCGCCCTCGCCGCCGAGAAGCGCACCGTGGCCAAGGTGCTGGCCAAGGCCAAGAAGCAGAACGTCGACCTGGCCAAGTCGCACTTCGCCAATGTGGCCACCAAGGCTGCGGCCAATCGCGCCAAACTGCTGGCCGCCCGCAAGAAGAAGGTCGCCGCCAAGAAGCCAGCGGCCAAGAAGTAAACTTACTTTCCCCCGAGTAGAGCTGACacacttttatattataataaaccACAAAAGTTCtatgaattttattcataatacatAGAGTGCGCGACAGTAATGCTCATTAAACTCTTAGTCTTAGGCACATCATTCAGTTGGCTCTCTTTTTGGTCGTCTTGCCTGCCGCGCAGAGCGATCCCTTATCATTCTCCCGCTCGCGCTGATAACAGCGGCAtggcatctgcatctgtatctggcgGCGGCTGTAGCTTTCGTTATCGCCCGTCGTGCTGCCGCCGATGGCGATGCCGATCTTGGTCTTCGTACACGTTCGCACATCCATGGGCCGCACATATACTTATTGTCACACGTTAATTGGCATTTAATTAAGCGTCGAGCGTCGTCGCCGCTCTTATTCCACTGCGAACGGTCGACTGGCGCGGTTCTGAGTATACGGTGTGAACAGAATCCCTTTTGTGCGGCGAATAAAAGGCTGGGAAACAaaggatatatatttttgattgaATTATTCGATGTAATTTCGCGACGGCACCATAGCATAGTAGGTAGCTGTCGGTAAACCGGTTCCAAGCCCACTTTATTGTATAGCTTGCCAAAAAAAGTGTAGATGCTACTATCTCGCGCAAAATCTGAAAGCTCGGATCATACGATATTTTCTATGTGCGGGTCGCGACCGATGTCTGGTTATATTGGGTAGAACGCAATACCATATAGCCACCACCGATCGGCCAGGAGAGCGAGAGCGGCATCGGCATCCCGCAGAGAGAACGCTGGAGCGGAGCGGCCATCATCTCCTCCACCATTTTTCATCAacaacatttatattttttttgccacCGCAGTAGTTGTGGCCGCTGCCACCAAAGGGTCACTCTCGCGTCTGAATAGTCGCGTTTAATCGTCGGGTTCGGTACGTTTCCGAGACCACTTCCGATCACTTACCCGCCGGCTGATGCCGGAGCATCACTACTGACTGACTAGTAGCACTAGCGCGCGGAGCCAGTCCACGTCAAGGGCGCAGCATAATCATCATCATGTTGACGACCGTCCTGAACTTTGCCCAGCGCGTCGCCGAGATTTCTTTGCTCGGCGGCATCGAGATTGCATCAGTTGCCCTTATTGTCTACTACATATTCGCCAAAACGAGGTGAGTGCAAATGGGCGCAGATGGAACCCAAATAAATCCCATAAGCCACCTAGTGTTTTGGTTGGTGTAGGTGCTGTGGGTAGTGTGTGTATCGCCCCAACCTCCAAGTTCAAGTAATGCTGGCGAGTAAGAAGCGCCGTTATTTTTAGAGGCGCACTCGCAGTTTATCCAATGCATGCTAAATGAAGCACAGTGGGACCTGGCTACATAGGTCGCAAGTCCACAGTTCGAAAGTTTTCCCCTAGTTTCAGTGGGTTTTCATATCTTATCGACATGGGCTGTTGTTTTGGCTTAAACTTTTACGGTCTAGATTACTTTAATTGCATATTAATGTCATGAAAAGCTGGATTGCGCTCCTCAAAGTTCAAAGATCCAGTTTATGAACAAAAACAATGTATCaaatcaattatttttatattttctatagATTAGTGCACATATATGATTTCGATTAGctgataaaatatttgtttaaacaaagGTTAGATGAGATACAGAACTCATATTTTAAGCTTTCTCCGATGATTTTACTTATAGTTCTATAATCAATAACGAACACACAGATAATAAACTTTCGTGATTAGAAATACTTTGTATTCccatttttttaaacaaaatcaacTTATTTCCATCGGTGCGAAGAAACGAACCAACAGTTAAAGATATGCATACATAGTTGTTTTCTTTGTCGATGCTCCACTGTagttatgttttgttttggtttcgaGCGCACAACAGGTGGTTGCTCCATTGGCCATGACTCACAATGCACCTTTGTGCAGTTGGCCCTCCGTAGAATGCAAATTGCTAGGCTTCCGCCTATCGTCCACGTGCTAACTGGCACTGGGGAGGCTGCGTTGGGTCATTGGTCACCGATTGACGTCACCCGGGCGTCAATAATGTTGTTTGCTCCGGCACAAACACTTTCTCCCGCCCCCAGCAGCTCCCCTCCCTCCTGCCGCCCACTGCCCATCGAGTACTCTCTTTGCGAGGCGCAATTGGCGATGGTGCACTCGCAGTGATAACCAACGAATCCCCCACCCACATTTCGCCCGCAAATCATTCTTGGCAACAATTATCGGAACGATTGTCGCTGTTAAATTCGTACCCAATTATCTGATTAAGATTGCACAATGGCTATTCTCGCAATCTCGCTGGATTTCTTGCCAAAAAAAAGTGTAGATGCTACTATCTCGCGCAAAATCTGAAAGCTCGGATCATACGATATTTTCTATGTGCGGGTCGCGACCGATGTCTGGTTATATTGGGTAGAACGCAAtaccatttatatttttttttgccaccgCAGTAGTTGTGGCCGCTGCCACCAAAGGGTCACTCACGCGTCTGATTAGTCGCGTTTAATCGTCGGGTTCGGTACGTTTCCGAGACCACTTCCGATCACTTGCCCGCCGGCTGATGCCGGAGCATCACTAGTGACTGACTAGTAGCACTAGCGCGCGGAGCCAGTCCACGTCAAGGGCGCAGCATAATCATCATCATGTTGACGACCGTCCTGAACTTTGCCCAGCGCGTCGCtaatcaattatttttatattttctatagATTAGTGCACATATATGATTTCGATTAGctgataaaatatttgtttaaacaaagGTTAGATGAGATAAAGAACTGATATTTTAAGCTTTCTTCGATGATTTTACTTATAGTTCTATAATCAATAACGAACACACAGATAATAAACTTTCGTGATTAGAAATACTTTGtattcccattttttttaaaaaaatcaaCTTATTTCCATCGGTGCGATGAAACGAACCAACAGTTAAAGATATGCATACATAGTTGTTTTCTTTGTCGATGCTCCACTGTagttatgttttgttttggtttcgaGCGCACAACAGGTGGTTGCTCCATTGGCCATGACTCACAATGCCCCTTTGTCCAGTTGGCCCTCCGTAGAATGCAAATTGCTAGGCTTCCGCCTATCGTCCACGTGCTAACTGGCACTGGGGAGGCTGCGTTGGGTCATTGGTCATTGGTCACCGATTGACGTCACCCGGGCGTCAATAGTGTTGTTTGCTCCGGCACAAACACTTTCTCCCGCCCCCAGCAGCTCCCCTCCCTCCTGCCGCCCACTGCCCATCGAGTACTCTCTTTGCGAGGCGCAATTGGCGATGGTGCACTCGCAGTGATAACCAACGAATCCCCCACCCACATTTCGCCCGCAAATCATTCTTGGCAACAATTATCGGAACGATTGTCGCTGTTAAATTCGTACCCAATTATCTGATTAAGATTGCACAATGGCTATTCTCGCAATCTCGCTGGATTTCGACCAGCTTGGGGGTCACAAAGAAAGCGTGGCATTCATCTCGTATCGGTGGGCAATAAAAGTAAAGTAATAATCCAAAGTGGTGATCCACTTGTCCTAGACctctaaaaaataaattttccacAGCTCGAGATGATTGTGAAGTCCACTCTAAGATTAGCGAAAATATTGCTTATACTGGATTTAAATTTATGCTGTAGTCTCATCGATCTCTGCTTTAAGTTCTCCTGGAACCTATTTTGATATTACTTACACTATAATGGTTAAATATTGATCTTAATATTCTAATCGTAGTTAAGGAAAACT is part of the Drosophila sechellia strain sech25 chromosome 3R, ASM438219v1, whole genome shotgun sequence genome and encodes:
- the LOC6618727 gene encoding 60S ribosomal protein L4 translates to MSLGNARPLVSVYTEKNEPAKGKNICLPAVFKAPIRPDVVNEVHQLLRRNNRQAYAVSELAGHQTSAESWGTGRAVARIPRVRGGGTHRSGQGAFGNMCRGGRMFAPTKTFRRWHRKVNVNQRRYALVSAIAASGVPALVQSKGHVIDGVSEFPLVVSDEVQKVQKTKQAVIFLRRLKIWADIQKVYKSQRFRAGRGTMRDRRRIARRGPLVVYDKDEGLRQAFRNIPGIETINVDKLNLLKLAPGGHVGRFVIWTESAFARLNDLFGTWKKPSTLKKGYNLPQPKMANTDLSRLLKSEEIRKVLRDPRKRVFRSVRRLNPLTNVRQLIKLNPYAEVLKRRAALAAEKRTVAKVLAKAKKQNVDLAKSHFANVATKAAANRAKLLAARKKKVAAKKPAAKK